Proteins co-encoded in one Lasioglossum baleicum chromosome 14, iyLasBale1, whole genome shotgun sequence genomic window:
- the LOC143215864 gene encoding uncharacterized protein LOC143215864: MSMLLKTMDEYHEWHRSYIESLQCCINYLSSAKDELSGSMKSSLTSTMCRMKTLNVSLHKRISSPHTGRGLYDRGGARASTLRWENVESAFKNRISTGIVINIEHIDPKQFLQHAKRMVTGRVTEFLNVHSSLKASVTLEAEFMQHTNEVSVKSFGTRNVALFRTSNLRQWYQRDVVPTILTSLEEFQERDSGWALSKILHLIVNFSKYQPLQAGCTTETYLPRTIQLKKAVVNVNNKDEACFFWAVVVGLYPAKTNPSRLSSYPHYKTVLQTEGFQSPMLFKDIRKFERKNDVSINVFEWVRKKCVTLHLTEKKRRRHVNLLFIQNAAKTHGHFACIRNLSRLVSSQLSKKKNHKHICDRCLQYFPTLERLNIHTIDCERMNDCALTLPTSEDKWLHFKNFVNKEQTPFIIYADLECLLLPEEQEGEDRAARVQYQQHHAFSIGYYIHCRYDESLCEYQVYRDKAGCAAWFANRLYELSQKLQPLFDKTVPMNPLTEAEKLNFRTATHCHVCEKTFEENDIRVRDHCHFTGAYRGPAHNECNLSYQSSYVIPVVFHNLSGYDAHFIIKELANSFEGRIDVLPLTKEKYISFTKNVSIGRQPGEERKYVKFLKFRFIDSFKFLNSSLDKLSSYLDKNKLCIVRGEFTHLSNDDFNLLTRKGVFPYDYLASYDKLNDTCLPPREAFYNRLNGSEISDVGYLHANTVWSRFTIQTLGEYSDLYLKLDVLLLADVFENFRDDCLENYKLDPAHYFTLPGFAWDVMLKMTKIELELFTDVDMLLFVERGIRGGLSQCSHRYAYANNKYLSTHDSSKPSTYLMYFDVNNLYGWAMSQPLPHRDFRWVEDIDNFNVESIPIDSPVGYILEVDLEYPREIHDAHADLPFCPSHDAATSSSQRKHGVELLIARPNFHSYTVFSKDFVAIQMKKLLVKFYKPIYVGMSILDISKFHLYTFHYEYMYPKFQQNGKILYTDTDSLIYEITCDDAYETLLKRDIHRYDTSNYTVNNVYGVPIANKKQLGLMKDENGGKIMTEFVGLRSKMYAIRVHDDCETKKIKGIRTNVTARDISFEDYVECLNNHTEKSVSSNCIASVRHQVYSMSEIKLALSPYDDKRYICNNLINTLPWGHYSID, translated from the exons ATGTCAATGCTGCTGAAAACTATGGACGAGTATCACGAATGGCATCGCTCGTACATCGAGTCTCTGCAATGCTGCATCAATTACCTATCCAGTGCAAAGGATGAATTGTCGGGAAGCATGAAATCTAGTTTAACATCAACTATGTGTCGTATGAAAACTTTAAACGTTTCATTGCACAAACGTATTTCCTCGCCGCACACCGGTAGAGGTTTATATGATCGCGGCGGTGCGAGAGCCTCGACGCTCCGTTGGGAAAATGTCGAGTCGGCGTTTAAGAATCGCATATCAACCGGCATCGTTATCAACATCGAACATATCGATcccaaacaatttttacaacatgCGAAACGAATGGTTACAGGGCGcgttacagaatttttaaacgtaCATTCATCGCTGAAAGCTAGCGTGACGTTGGAGGCAGAATTCATGCAACACACCAACGAGGTTTCCGTGAAAAGTTTCGGCACGCGAAACGTTGCATTGTTTCGGACAAGCAATCTACGACAGTGGTATCAGAGAGACGTTGTACCAACGATTTTGACATCGTTGGAAGAGTTTCAAGAgcgagacagcgggtgggcACTGTCGAAGATACTGCATTTGATTGTGAACTTTAGCAAATACCAGCCATTGCAAGCCGGCTGCACCACTGAAACCTACTTGCCTCGAACGATTCAGCTGAAAAAAGCGGTCGTGAATGTGAATAACAAGGATGAGGCATGCTTTTTTTGGGCGGTCGTGGTGGGTCTCTATCCGGCCAAGACAAATCCATCGCGTTTATCATCATATCCACACTACAAAACAGTGCTTCAAACCGAAGGTTTTCAATCGCCTATGCTGTTCAAAGACATTCGaaaatttgaacgaaaaaaCGATGTTTCCATAAACGTGTTCGAATGGGTGCGCAAGAAATGTGTAACACTTCATTTGACTGAGAAGAAACGGAGAAGACATGTCAATTTGCTGTTTATCCAGAATGCTGCAAAGACGCACGGCCATTTCGCATGTATACGAAATTTGTCAAGATTGGTTTCATCACAGCTTAGCAAGAAGAAAAATCATAAACATATTTGTGATCG GTGCCTGCAATATTTCCCTACGCTGGAGAGATTAAACATTCATACAATCGACTGTGAACGAATGAATGATTGTGCTCTGACGCTTCCAACGAGCGAAGATAAGTGGTtacactttaaaaattttgtaaacaaaGAACAGACACCATTCATTATCTATGCTGACTTGGAGTGTCTGCTGCTGCCTGAGGAACAGGAGGGAGAAGACCGTGCAGCACGCGTACAATATCAACAACACCACGCGTTTAGTATAGGATACTATATACATTGTCGCTACGATGAATCGCTGTGCGAGTATCAGGTTTATCGTGATAAAGCGGGATGCGCTGCATGGTTTGCAAACAGGTTGTACGAGCTGAGTCAGAAATTACAGCCGCTATTTGATAAAACGGTGCCAATGAATCCACTAACTGaagcagaaaaattaaattttcgtacAGCCACACATTGTCATGTCTGTGAGAAAACGTTTGAGGAAAACGATATACGAGTGCGTGATCATTGTCATTTCACGGGCGCATATCGTGGTCCAGCTCATAACGAATGCAATTTAAGCTATCAATCTTCGTACGTGATACCAGTGGTTTTCCATAATTTATCAGGCTACGATGCACATTTCATcataaaagaattagcaaattcGTTTGAGGGACGGATAGACGTATTACCATTGACGAAAGAGAAGTATATCTCATTCACGAAAAACGTTTCCATCGGGAGACAGCCGGGTGAAGAACGAAAGTATGTAAAGTTCTTAAAATTTCGCTTCATCGACTCATTCAAGTTCTTGAACTCAAGTCTGGACAAGCTGTCATCGTATTtagacaaaaataaattatgCATCGTACGAGGTGAATTTACACATCTTTCTAACGATGATTTCAACCTGTTGACCAGAAAAGGCGTGTTTCCATACGACTATCTGGCATCGTACgataaattaaatgatacatGTTTACCGCCGCGCGAAGCATTTTACAATCGGTTAAATGGTAGCGAGATATCCGACGTCGGTTACCTTCATGCAAATACTGTTTGGTCGCGTTTCACCATACAAACGCTAGGAGAGTACAGTGATTTATATCTAAAATTGGATGTATTGTTGTTGGcggatgttttcgaaaattttcgcgatgACTGTCTCGAGAATTATAAGCTTGATCCAGCACATTATTTcacgctccccggtttcgcgtGGGATGTGATGTTGAAAATGACGAAGATTGAATTGGAGTTGTTCACCGACGTCGATATGCTTTTGTTCGTGGAGCGAGGAATACGTGGTGGATTGAGCCAATGTTCTCACAGATATGCATATgcaaacaacaaatatttgtCTACGCACGATTCGAGTAAACCATCCACCTACTTAATGTATTTTGACGTGAATAATTTGTATGGTTGGGCCATGTCGCAACCTCTACCGCACAGAGACTTTCGATGGGTGGAGGATattgataatttcaacgttGAATCCATTCCAATCGATAGCCCTGTAGGATACATTTTGGAGGTTGATTTAGAGTATCCACGCGAAATTCACGATGCTCACGCAGATCTTCCATTTTGTCCAAGTCACGATGCAGCAACCAGCTCGAGTCAAAGAAA ACACGGAGTTGAACTATTGATagctagaccaaattttcacagtTATACAGTGTTTTCTAAAGACTTCGTCGCAATTCAGATGAAAAAGCTGCTCGTTAAATTTTACAAGCCCATCTACGTAGGCATGTCCATATTGgatatatcaaaatttcatttatacacTTTTCATTACGAGTACATGTATCCAAAATTCCAGCAAAATGGTAAGATTTTATACACAGACACGGATAGTCTGATATATGAAATCACTTGCGATGACGCGTACGAGACGCTGCTGAAACGTGATATCCATCGATATGACACCAGTAATTATACAGTGAACAACGTTTACGGTGTTCCGATTGCAAACAAGAAACAGCTCGGATTGATGAAGGATGAGAATGGCGGTAAAATCATGACAGAGTTCGTAGGACTTCGTTCGAAAATGTATGCGATTCGCGTGCATGATGATTGCGAAACCAAAAAGATCAAAGGCATTAGGACAAACGTTACCGCTCGAGATATAAGTTTCGAAGACTATGTCGAATgtcttaataatcataccgaaaAGAGTGTTAGCAGTAATTGTATAGCGTCTGTACGACATCAGGTGTATTCGATgtcggaaataaaattagcattgAGCCCGTACGACGATAAGcgatatatttgtaataatttgatcaataCTCTTCCTTGGGGGCATTACAGTATCGATTGA